A stretch of the Tepidisphaeraceae bacterium genome encodes the following:
- a CDS encoding DEAD/DEAH box helicase, with protein MEEQLSAGLQGQIARLILADVERQLPGQGVQTWRFDAEIEDFFPDAGVALMTSEIFEMISAASCLALSPLADDRTWAFEIITRALRVDRGRTPAIRSAAEMVLSRLGNFPGRKLLRDEYGVGEDDSGLSPYLSLEVVAREIDNTVDLPSGRALALTDFQYDLFEEMGNWPAASISAPTSAGKSFVLTLDVARRIRSSKRFSSIVYVVPTRALIRQVMLDVIHELDRESMTDVAVRCVPIPLQPSSSRRAVVYVLTQERLVSLLQSDEGEPDVTTLIVDEAQGIGDGSRGIILHSATDAVLARFPKCRTYFASPTSSNPGYLLQIFHRERAAPPLIEEHSPVSQNIILVHPKKGDPERVDFWVLVNRRSVYLGEWALGFRFGGEPVLLRRARIAVAITRSGESTIVYANEPSQAEALAALVSEMLVEKHSNEPIPTAIQEVASFLRDHIHPDYGLIKVLERGVGFHYGAMPSVVRYAVEELFSGGHLRFICCTSTLLQGVNLPAKHIVIENPSRGRGRHMSRRDFVNLAGRAGRLCKEFQGNVWCLCPEAWEVKSYRGDVLQPITSSFEETLSDGGSLITQAIDGTVPPDKVELATAALGKVFAEFTQAGKSLADSQYRTDSNAEGLRQTAERCAAIKVDLPPRIFERNATILPMRLQALYEYLRNQPDLMQWTPLPVHNSGSQVRLKLIFQTVEQILEERPPEDEGYTLCAWLAGEWIREVSLKDIIEERRRWLVNNDRDAEIDKVIADIMGILENDLRYRYTRNLRAYSEILAVVLDDVGLHEAADHLVPLQLFLECGASNPITISLISLGLSRTTALLIRKRLPFPVNANPEECLAIIAASDDSRWNIPAICAAEIKSLCWSPVRRAEAQRARP; from the coding sequence GTGGAAGAACAGCTATCTGCAGGGTTACAGGGGCAAATTGCACGTTTGATCCTTGCTGATGTCGAACGACAGCTGCCTGGTCAAGGCGTGCAGACCTGGCGTTTCGACGCCGAAATTGAAGATTTCTTTCCCGATGCCGGCGTTGCCCTGATGACTTCGGAAATCTTCGAGATGATCTCTGCGGCGTCATGCCTCGCACTGTCTCCGCTTGCCGATGACCGCACGTGGGCCTTCGAGATCATCACTCGCGCTCTGCGCGTCGATCGCGGTCGTACACCCGCTATACGCTCCGCAGCCGAGATGGTCCTCTCGAGGCTTGGGAACTTTCCGGGCCGCAAGTTGCTTCGTGACGAATACGGCGTGGGCGAGGATGATTCAGGGCTCTCTCCTTACCTTTCGCTTGAAGTAGTCGCCCGTGAGATCGACAACACCGTTGATCTGCCAAGCGGGAGGGCACTTGCGCTAACCGATTTTCAGTACGACTTGTTTGAAGAGATGGGCAACTGGCCAGCTGCGAGCATCTCCGCCCCAACTTCGGCTGGTAAGTCGTTCGTGTTGACGCTGGACGTAGCACGGCGGATCCGCTCCTCCAAACGCTTTTCTAGCATCGTGTATGTCGTTCCAACGCGTGCCCTGATACGGCAAGTAATGCTGGATGTAATTCACGAGCTAGATCGCGAATCGATGACGGACGTTGCTGTGCGTTGCGTTCCGATACCCTTGCAGCCTAGCTCCTCCCGTCGCGCAGTCGTGTACGTCCTTACCCAGGAAAGACTGGTGAGCCTACTGCAGTCTGATGAAGGGGAGCCCGACGTGACAACGCTAATCGTCGACGAAGCTCAGGGCATCGGCGACGGATCGCGTGGCATTATCCTCCACTCTGCGACCGATGCCGTGCTGGCCAGATTTCCGAAATGTCGAACCTATTTTGCAAGTCCGACCTCTTCAAATCCTGGATATCTACTTCAGATTTTTCACCGCGAACGGGCCGCGCCGCCTCTCATCGAGGAGCATTCGCCGGTTTCGCAAAACATCATCTTGGTTCATCCGAAGAAAGGCGACCCGGAACGGGTAGACTTCTGGGTCTTGGTGAACCGGAGGAGTGTGTACCTTGGGGAGTGGGCGTTGGGCTTTCGGTTTGGCGGCGAACCGGTTCTCTTGCGGCGTGCGAGGATAGCGGTCGCGATCACGCGTTCCGGCGAGAGCACCATCGTTTATGCGAACGAACCCTCACAGGCCGAGGCATTGGCTGCGCTCGTGTCGGAGATGCTCGTAGAAAAACACAGCAACGAGCCGATTCCGACGGCGATTCAGGAGGTCGCATCCTTCCTGCGGGACCACATCCATCCCGATTACGGACTGATCAAGGTTTTAGAGCGAGGCGTCGGCTTCCACTACGGCGCGATGCCATCCGTAGTTAGATACGCGGTCGAGGAATTGTTCAGCGGCGGGCACCTTCGCTTCATCTGTTGCACGAGCACGCTGCTGCAGGGTGTGAATCTTCCCGCAAAGCACATCGTCATCGAGAACCCAAGTCGAGGTCGCGGGAGACATATGAGCCGCCGTGACTTCGTGAACTTGGCGGGGCGAGCCGGCCGACTCTGCAAAGAGTTTCAAGGTAATGTTTGGTGCCTCTGCCCAGAAGCGTGGGAAGTGAAGTCTTATCGGGGAGACGTGTTGCAGCCAATCACGTCGTCATTCGAGGAGACCCTCTCTGATGGTGGCTCACTGATCACGCAAGCTATCGACGGGACCGTTCCACCGGACAAGGTCGAGCTGGCCACGGCCGCATTGGGCAAGGTCTTTGCAGAGTTCACGCAGGCAGGGAAGAGCTTGGCCGACTCACAGTACCGGACGGACAGCAACGCCGAAGGTCTACGGCAGACTGCGGAGCGTTGCGCCGCGATCAAAGTGGACCTTCCGCCGCGCATCTTCGAGAGGAACGCGACCATTCTTCCGATGCGGCTGCAGGCTCTATATGAGTATCTGCGGAATCAACCTGATCTGATGCAATGGACCCCGCTACCAGTTCACAATTCCGGCTCCCAGGTTCGGTTGAAGCTGATCTTCCAGACTGTCGAACAGATTCTGGAGGAACGTCCTCCCGAAGATGAGGGGTACACGCTGTGCGCGTGGTTGGCTGGCGAGTGGATCCGCGAGGTCTCGCTGAAAGATATTATTGAGGAGCGACGCCGGTGGTTGGTCAACAACGACCGTGATGCCGAAATCGACAAGGTCATCGCGGATATCATGGGGATTCTTGAGAACGATCTCCGGTACAGGTACACGCGTAACCTGCGAGCATACAGCGAGATTCTCGCCGTAGTGCTCGACGACGTTGGGCTGCACGAAGCCGCAGACCATCTAGTCCCGCTGCAACTGTTCCTGGAATGCGGCGCATCAAACCCGATCACGATCAGCCTGATCTCGTTGGGGCTGTCGCGCACGACAGCCTTGCTTATCCGCAAACGACTGCCATTCCCCGTCAACGCTAACCCGGAGGAATGCCTCGCGATCATCGCCGCCAGCGACGATTCCCGGTGGAATATTCCGGCGATCTGCGCAGCAGAAATCAAGTCACTGTGTTGGTCGCCAGTCAGACGTGCGGAGGCACAGCGAGCTAGACCATAA
- a CDS encoding DUF4268 domain-containing protein has translation MDAKAKTVRDILYVGDQYLIPFFQRHYSWKLKNWQRLWDDLRSLVEDARLRVHFLGPLVCTPVNHMPGETPEYLLIDGQQRLTTLTVLLTAIRDVAAEAQLPELAEDVSETFLWHKRAKGLKRYKVVPRVGDREVLFAIVDGKAAEQSRRDGIVRAHRFFKASVGEYAKGDEERRLKSLLAAATGRLSLVVVTVEGENPYEIFESLNSTGLPLAESDLIRNFIFMRVPLAEQDEFNRQNWVPFEAVFEAGEDQESLDPTAFYRNYLMRDGAYARRGATFVDFKDQVRARDIGAEDLLAELRHFAKFEELLRRKGTAADGRLESALDRVSLLDVTTAYPLLMHLLAREAAGSLSLDAVLACIADLESFVLRRSICGESTRSYNELMTAAIKAIDGNPVEDLRTYWAAKGWPDDAAFTTALLGFPIYRRERRKCELVLRGLERAHGHKEGPELEKLTIEHVLPQSIDGNGKFANAWQEMLGVDWQAAHDAWLHTIGNLTLTGYNPNLSNRPFDVKRGLFKKSNAQLNKYFTTLATWNAADIGKRGQTLAGDIAKLWPRLSKAPYRPGKSDGVVVTDADKATLKSLRGEYWQEFSVRLATVAPDLVPAKPSDRDHVSYSAGRSGAAFAVATDTDEACVNVELYFRGAGAIRDLEIVRQDETAIESELGYQVEWLSDERTPRVAVFLDSAQAADRGDWSRQHDWLAVQLKRFHDVFTPRILTKFDDDNESLKDASATFWKGFQMNADRLRFDDVVVIEKSKERYVRQGELQRGIHLVVQIAPERNWVWVGFKFTGKDALKHYEITVANVGQLAAPPVPNATMEPGDDWHWVGVYRFTPFADWTSWQERFAWLEDTLRRYRALYDAHLQKA, from the coding sequence ATGGACGCCAAGGCGAAGACCGTTCGAGACATCCTGTACGTGGGCGATCAGTACCTGATCCCGTTCTTCCAACGTCATTACTCCTGGAAGCTGAAGAACTGGCAACGCCTATGGGACGACCTGCGGTCGCTGGTCGAGGATGCGAGGCTCCGGGTTCACTTCCTCGGCCCGCTCGTGTGCACGCCGGTCAACCACATGCCCGGCGAGACGCCAGAGTACCTGTTGATTGACGGGCAACAGCGGCTGACGACGCTCACGGTGTTGTTGACGGCGATCCGCGACGTGGCGGCGGAGGCCCAACTGCCCGAGCTTGCGGAGGACGTCAGCGAGACGTTCCTCTGGCACAAGCGGGCAAAGGGCCTCAAGCGGTACAAGGTCGTCCCACGTGTCGGCGACCGTGAGGTCCTGTTCGCCATCGTGGACGGGAAGGCCGCCGAGCAGTCCCGCCGCGACGGGATCGTCCGGGCCCACCGATTCTTCAAAGCGTCGGTCGGCGAGTACGCCAAGGGGGATGAGGAGCGACGGCTCAAGTCGTTGTTGGCCGCGGCGACGGGACGGCTGTCGCTGGTCGTCGTCACCGTCGAGGGCGAGAACCCATACGAGATCTTCGAGAGCCTGAACTCCACGGGACTGCCACTCGCCGAGTCGGACCTGATCCGCAACTTCATCTTCATGAGGGTGCCGCTCGCCGAACAGGACGAGTTCAACCGTCAGAATTGGGTGCCGTTCGAGGCCGTGTTCGAGGCCGGCGAGGACCAGGAGTCGCTGGACCCGACGGCGTTCTACCGCAACTACCTCATGCGGGACGGCGCCTACGCCCGCAGGGGCGCGACGTTCGTGGACTTCAAAGATCAGGTCAGAGCCCGCGACATCGGTGCGGAAGATCTGCTCGCCGAACTCCGCCATTTCGCCAAGTTCGAGGAACTCCTCCGGCGGAAAGGGACGGCCGCCGACGGCCGCCTTGAGTCCGCGCTCGACCGCGTCAGCCTGTTGGACGTAACGACGGCGTACCCCCTGCTCATGCACTTGCTCGCCCGGGAGGCGGCCGGCTCGCTGAGCCTTGACGCCGTGTTGGCGTGCATCGCGGACCTCGAGAGCTTCGTCCTTCGGCGTTCGATCTGCGGTGAGTCGACGCGCTCCTACAACGAACTCATGACTGCCGCCATCAAGGCGATCGATGGCAATCCGGTTGAGGACCTGCGGACGTACTGGGCGGCCAAGGGCTGGCCGGACGACGCGGCGTTTACCACCGCCCTGCTGGGCTTCCCCATTTATCGGCGTGAGCGCCGTAAATGTGAGCTGGTCCTCCGCGGGCTGGAACGGGCACACGGTCACAAAGAAGGCCCCGAACTGGAGAAGCTAACGATCGAGCACGTGCTGCCGCAGTCGATCGACGGCAACGGCAAGTTCGCGAACGCGTGGCAGGAGATGCTCGGCGTCGACTGGCAGGCGGCTCACGACGCGTGGCTGCACACGATCGGCAATCTCACGCTCACCGGGTACAACCCGAACCTCTCGAATCGTCCGTTCGACGTGAAGCGAGGGCTATTCAAGAAGAGCAACGCTCAGCTCAACAAGTACTTCACCACGCTGGCGACGTGGAACGCTGCCGACATTGGCAAGCGGGGACAGACACTGGCGGGCGATATCGCCAAGCTGTGGCCGCGTCTTTCAAAGGCGCCCTACCGCCCCGGAAAGTCGGACGGCGTCGTCGTCACCGACGCGGACAAGGCGACCCTCAAGTCCCTGCGGGGCGAGTACTGGCAAGAGTTCAGCGTGCGACTTGCCACCGTGGCACCCGACCTAGTACCGGCGAAACCGTCCGATCGAGATCATGTGTCGTACAGTGCCGGTCGGTCCGGGGCAGCGTTCGCCGTTGCCACGGACACGGACGAGGCGTGCGTCAACGTCGAGCTCTACTTCCGCGGGGCCGGCGCGATCAGGGATTTGGAGATCGTCCGCCAGGACGAGACCGCGATCGAGTCGGAGCTGGGCTACCAAGTCGAGTGGCTGTCGGACGAGCGGACGCCCAGGGTGGCCGTATTCCTCGATTCAGCCCAGGCCGCCGATCGGGGCGACTGGTCACGGCAACACGACTGGCTCGCCGTGCAGCTCAAACGATTTCATGACGTCTTCACGCCGCGGATCCTCACGAAGTTCGACGATGACAACGAATCGTTGAAAGATGCCAGCGCCACGTTCTGGAAAGGCTTCCAGATGAACGCTGACCGCTTGCGCTTCGACGATGTCGTCGTGATTGAGAAGTCGAAGGAACGCTACGTTCGTCAGGGCGAGCTACAACGTGGCATCCACCTGGTGGTCCAGATCGCACCGGAACGAAACTGGGTGTGGGTGGGCTTCAAGTTCACCGGTAAGGATGCGCTCAAGCACTACGAGATCACCGTCGCGAACGTGGGACAGCTGGCGGCACCGCCGGTGCCGAACGCCACGATGGAACCCGGTGACGACTGGCACTGGGTCGGCGTGTACCGGTTCACGCCCTTCGCGGATTGGACGTCGTGGCAGGAGCGGTTTGCGTGGCTGGAAGACACGCTGCGGCGGTACCGCGCGTTGTACGACGCTCATCTGCAGAAGGCCTAA
- a CDS encoding helix-turn-helix domain-containing protein — MAAAKGDLATVFGKRLLALRDAAGLTQEQLAKASGFDYKHIGSLERGDKTPSFEAIERIAGALKVHYCELFLPADLSIVAKGEQGLRILVRDLERHGSPALKRFLAQSLAAAVALAKSDPS; from the coding sequence ATGGCGGCGGCAAAGGGCGATCTGGCGACGGTCTTCGGCAAGCGGCTGCTGGCGCTGCGGGATGCGGCGGGGCTGACGCAGGAACAGCTCGCCAAGGCATCTGGGTTTGACTACAAACACATCGGCTCGCTCGAGCGGGGCGACAAGACCCCATCGTTCGAGGCGATCGAGCGCATCGCCGGCGCCCTCAAGGTGCACTACTGCGAGCTGTTCCTGCCCGCCGACCTTTCCATCGTAGCCAAGGGCGAGCAGGGCCTGCGGATCCTCGTGCGCGACTTGGAACGGCACGGGTCGCCCGCCCTTAAACGCTTCCTCGCCCAGTCGCTGGCCGCCGCCGTCGCCCTCGCCAAGTCCGATCCCAGTTGA
- a CDS encoding methyltransferase, with protein MLELQLGEYVPAALNVAIHFGVLDALDHSTDLSEISASLDLDRECLERLLQLLAASTILLRRSNGKYVVDAQFRDFVTWSGPLFIGSATARSTGNIAYQKLVAGISGDATRIRETFCQRWRRGLISEEEARGFLFGMHRHIMAPMLEQVRSRIFDGIPAIVDAGGGSGALAVALSLEESAVSPPLITIMDLDNICVASSKMNSTFGMDRIRYHPSNFFVDPWVYGEAYHFSNILHDWPELEITFLLKRAYDHMPTGGVIFIHEALLDTPEPTPISTHVLHLLIYIHSGGGKLLQQQVFMLLQGVGFADPEVIHRFSIYSTIRATKP; from the coding sequence ATGCTTGAGCTGCAGTTGGGCGAGTATGTGCCAGCCGCTCTGAATGTCGCCATTCACTTTGGCGTTCTGGACGCACTTGATCACTCGACGGATCTATCCGAGATATCTGCCTCCCTCGATCTTGACAGGGAATGCTTGGAGCGCCTTCTCCAGCTGCTTGCTGCTTCAACTATACTCCTACGACGCAGCAACGGTAAGTATGTTGTCGATGCGCAGTTTCGTGATTTTGTTACATGGAGCGGACCACTTTTTATAGGGTCCGCTACGGCACGTTCGACTGGAAATATCGCTTATCAGAAGTTAGTTGCTGGTATATCTGGTGATGCAACCCGTATCCGAGAGACCTTCTGCCAGCGTTGGCGCAGAGGCCTGATCAGCGAAGAGGAAGCACGAGGGTTCCTCTTTGGAATGCATCGGCATATTATGGCTCCAATGCTAGAACAGGTGCGTTCCCGTATATTTGACGGGATACCGGCGATAGTGGACGCCGGCGGTGGGTCTGGTGCCCTCGCCGTTGCCCTTAGTTTGGAAGAATCTGCTGTTAGTCCGCCGTTGATCACTATCATGGATCTGGACAACATTTGTGTGGCTTCGTCGAAGATGAATTCGACGTTTGGCATGGACAGAATTCGTTATCACCCGTCCAACTTTTTTGTTGATCCATGGGTGTACGGAGAAGCGTACCACTTCAGCAACATCTTACATGATTGGCCTGAGTTGGAAATTACTTTTCTTCTTAAGCGGGCATACGATCATATGCCGACTGGAGGAGTAATATTTATACATGAAGCGCTACTCGATACTCCTGAACCGACACCAATATCCACCCACGTTCTTCATCTTTTGATTTATATTCACAGTGGCGGAGGAAAATTGCTACAGCAGCAGGTATTTATGTTGCTTCAGGGCGTCGGTTTTGCCGATCCAGAAGTGATCCACAGGTTTTCGATTTACAGTACGATTAGGGCGACCAAACCCTAA
- a CDS encoding cytochrome P450 — protein sequence MLSSEIYAPLHPETLADPYPIFRRLQVEAPVAWHDKLCAWVLSRYDDCSRVLRSSVDFSRDPAKLLGVNETSREGMTIQSHDPPDSIPLRQALAITLDRIDVATVCRGAGDRLKQCLARQPVDRPFDFMSDAAAPAALHFACRLIGVPEIASETYESIFVRVTRAMDSSLDGNRYNAGREATHELNELILAALPVAAPGSVIYDLNLARGVREMSAGYVRNTIAAMFNAAYSTAHASMGSFLALSLERPGLARRIVDSGQVTKGVQELLRFTSPAQATMRYCARDTVISGITIRKMEPIVTLMAAANRDPKHFVNPDDLVLDRSPNPHLGFGWGPHFCVGAMPAQRFLEHFVRQLADWESEFALAGEPRWLDTATLRCLARLPVSRQGQSPVNERVPPS from the coding sequence GTGTTGAGCTCGGAAATCTACGCACCGCTGCACCCTGAGACGCTCGCGGATCCGTATCCGATTTTCCGCCGGCTGCAGGTAGAAGCGCCTGTAGCTTGGCACGACAAGCTTTGTGCTTGGGTGCTGAGCCGATATGACGATTGCAGCCGAGTGCTTCGGTCCTCGGTTGACTTCTCTCGTGACCCGGCGAAGTTGCTCGGAGTCAATGAGACAAGCCGCGAGGGGATGACGATTCAGTCGCACGATCCGCCAGACTCAATTCCGTTGCGACAAGCCTTAGCGATCACCTTGGATCGCATTGACGTAGCGACCGTCTGTCGTGGGGCCGGTGACAGACTCAAACAGTGCCTTGCCCGGCAACCCGTTGACCGTCCTTTCGACTTCATGTCCGATGCCGCCGCTCCCGCGGCCCTCCACTTTGCGTGCCGCTTGATCGGTGTACCCGAGATAGCTTCTGAAACCTATGAATCGATCTTCGTCCGCGTGACGCGGGCAATGGACAGTTCGCTGGACGGAAACCGCTACAACGCTGGTCGCGAAGCCACTCATGAGCTGAATGAGTTGATCTTAGCGGCACTCCCCGTTGCTGCCCCGGGAAGCGTAATTTACGATCTGAATCTGGCTCGGGGTGTAAGGGAGATGTCGGCTGGCTATGTCCGCAACACCATAGCGGCCATGTTCAACGCTGCATATAGCACCGCCCACGCTTCAATGGGCAGCTTCCTTGCACTTTCATTAGAACGTCCCGGCCTAGCGAGGCGCATCGTCGACTCTGGACAGGTGACCAAGGGCGTTCAGGAGCTTTTGAGGTTTACCAGTCCAGCACAAGCCACCATGCGATACTGCGCTCGCGACACAGTCATAAGTGGGATTACGATTCGCAAGATGGAGCCAATAGTTACCTTGATGGCCGCCGCAAACCGTGATCCGAAGCACTTCGTGAACCCGGACGACCTCGTGCTCGATCGCTCACCGAATCCTCATCTCGGTTTCGGTTGGGGTCCGCACTTCTGTGTGGGAGCCATGCCCGCCCAAAGGTTCTTGGAGCACTTCGTGCGACAATTGGCAGATTGGGAGTCTGAGTTCGCTCTCGCGGGTGAGCCCCGTTGGCTCGACACGGCGACTCTCCGCTGCCTCGCTCGCCTTCCCGTTTCACGCCAAGGCCAGTCACCTGTTAACGAGAGAGTCCCGCCTTCGTAA
- a CDS encoding helix-turn-helix transcriptional regulator, whose protein sequence is MTYDHITSSFGPKRISELLKRAPSDANTPEKLAELTGVPVDTITLMEKGDYEPTVHVACKLAAAFQVPLENLFVDDDDTKTTDGSQC, encoded by the coding sequence ATGACTTACGATCACATTACGTCCTCCTTCGGTCCGAAACGAATCTCTGAGCTCCTCAAACGGGCTCCATCTGACGCTAACACGCCGGAAAAGTTGGCCGAGCTTACTGGAGTCCCGGTTGACACCATCACGCTTATGGAAAAGGGCGACTACGAACCTACGGTGCATGTTGCCTGCAAACTTGCAGCGGCTTTTCAGGTGCCACTGGAAAATCTCTTCGTTGACGACGACGACACCAAGACAACAGATGGCAGCCAGTGTTGA
- a CDS encoding tetratricopeptide repeat protein yields the protein MSNDTAMATVNTPDVPRLIRGRFVAYTGRLATMTHEQFVDVVGTYGGTYSNGVRLGIGTGLLVVGQRSIPIGSHGLPTDQLRRARIMKRRARAGLTVLNEEQFLGGLGLETQRDQVHPTLAAPTVCDLLGITRQRLQAWVRLGLVEPVTTLHGVWHFDFRRVSAANTLSEIVRSGVPIGRVRRSLRQLSRWLPDVASPLQQLAVLEATGDLAVRLEGGELATPDGQLQLDFDQEDPTTHAHEPEAFMRLRADEGPQTAAEWYQQGLERESGGYFEDAADSYRHALSVGGPDVDVCFDLANALHQLGRRPEAAERYRQVLELDRRRADAWNNLGVLLSELNEPLEAIAALRKSLEVDPDYGRAQYNLADALEEAGRPYDALPLWRSYAAADPFSQWGVYARERAQAPF from the coding sequence ATGAGCAACGACACCGCAATGGCCACCGTGAACACGCCGGACGTGCCCCGGCTGATCCGTGGCCGGTTCGTAGCCTACACCGGGCGGCTGGCGACGATGACGCACGAGCAGTTCGTCGACGTCGTCGGCACCTACGGCGGCACCTACAGCAACGGCGTGCGCCTCGGCATCGGCACCGGCCTGCTCGTCGTCGGGCAGCGGTCGATCCCGATCGGCTCCCACGGACTCCCAACCGATCAGCTGCGCCGGGCGCGGATCATGAAGCGGCGGGCCCGCGCGGGCCTGACCGTGCTGAACGAGGAGCAGTTCCTCGGCGGGCTGGGGCTCGAGACGCAGCGCGACCAGGTGCACCCTACGCTGGCAGCGCCGACGGTCTGCGACCTGCTGGGCATCACGCGGCAGCGGCTGCAGGCATGGGTGCGGCTCGGCCTCGTGGAGCCGGTGACGACGCTGCACGGGGTGTGGCACTTCGACTTCCGCCGGGTTTCGGCCGCCAATACGCTCAGCGAGATCGTGCGCAGTGGCGTGCCGATCGGGCGCGTGCGGCGGAGCCTGCGCCAGCTGTCGCGGTGGCTGCCGGACGTGGCTAGCCCGTTGCAGCAACTGGCGGTGCTGGAAGCGACCGGCGACCTGGCCGTGCGGCTGGAGGGCGGCGAGCTGGCGACGCCCGACGGGCAGCTGCAGCTGGACTTCGATCAAGAAGACCCCACAACACACGCCCACGAGCCCGAGGCGTTCATGCGGCTGCGGGCCGACGAGGGGCCGCAAACGGCCGCCGAGTGGTACCAGCAGGGCCTGGAGCGGGAGTCGGGCGGCTACTTCGAGGACGCGGCTGACAGCTACCGTCACGCGCTGTCGGTAGGCGGCCCGGACGTCGACGTCTGCTTCGACCTGGCCAACGCACTGCATCAGCTGGGGCGGCGGCCGGAGGCGGCCGAGCGGTACCGTCAGGTGCTGGAGCTGGACCGCCGCCGGGCCGACGCCTGGAACAACCTGGGCGTGTTGCTATCGGAGCTGAACGAGCCGCTGGAGGCGATCGCCGCGTTGCGGAAGTCATTGGAGGTCGACCCGGACTACGGGCGGGCGCAGTACAACCTGGCCGATGCGCTGGAGGAGGCGGGCCGGCCCTACGACGCCCTGCCGCTGTGGCGCAGCTACGCGGCTGCCGACCCGTTCAGCCAGTGGGGCGTCTACGCCCGCGAGCGGGCCCAAGCCCCCTTCTAG
- a CDS encoding Ku protein, whose amino-acid sequence MASARSVWKGFLHFSLVTVPVRAYTATQSGGSDRIAFNQLHKDCNSRINYKKVCPLHGEVPAHEIVKGYEFAKDQYVIIDEQEISKARLKNEKTVGIESFVPAGSIDPAYYDGTTYYLLPEGPLAAKPYALLRKVMLDTGRVAFATRVSGGHDQTVLVRPAGLILAITVLSLDAAVRKPGEFAAEAPAVDVTGDEVKLARTLVDAMAADEVDLSTYTDRYTESVRQVVEAKLQGRQTIEANVTADEPPAVINLMEALQKSLDETKRRVGQKPPKLVAPSTAGRVAAEKKGRKKA is encoded by the coding sequence ATGGCCTCAGCACGCTCGGTCTGGAAGGGCTTCCTTCACTTCTCGCTCGTCACGGTCCCCGTCCGGGCCTACACCGCGACCCAAAGCGGCGGCAGCGACCGCATCGCGTTCAACCAGCTCCACAAGGACTGCAACAGCCGCATCAACTACAAGAAGGTCTGCCCGCTCCACGGCGAGGTCCCGGCCCACGAGATCGTCAAGGGCTACGAGTTCGCCAAGGACCAGTACGTCATCATCGACGAGCAGGAGATCAGCAAAGCGCGGCTCAAGAACGAGAAGACGGTGGGCATCGAGTCGTTCGTCCCCGCCGGCTCGATCGACCCCGCCTATTATGACGGCACCACGTATTACCTGCTGCCCGAGGGCCCCTTGGCGGCAAAGCCCTACGCGCTGCTGCGCAAGGTCATGCTCGACACCGGCCGCGTCGCCTTCGCCACGCGCGTCAGTGGCGGCCACGACCAGACGGTGCTCGTCCGCCCCGCCGGCCTCATCCTGGCCATAACGGTCCTGAGCCTCGACGCCGCCGTGCGCAAGCCGGGCGAGTTCGCCGCCGAGGCCCCGGCAGTGGACGTGACGGGCGACGAGGTGAAGCTGGCCCGCACGCTCGTCGACGCGATGGCGGCCGACGAGGTGGACCTGTCGACCTACACGGACCGCTACACCGAAAGCGTCCGCCAAGTCGTCGAGGCCAAGCTGCAGGGACGCCAGACGATCGAGGCGAACGTGACGGCCGACGAGCCGCCGGCGGTCATCAACCTGATGGAGGCGCTGCAGAAGAGCCTGGACGAGACGAAGCGCCGCGTCGGGCAGAAGCCGCCCAAGCTCGTGGCCCCCAGTACGGCTGGGCGGGTCGCGGCGGAGAAGAAGGGTCGGAAGAAGGCGTAG